The following proteins come from a genomic window of Candidatus Palauibacter soopunensis:
- a CDS encoding Na+/H+ antiporter NhaC family protein encodes MRIRSDVFRRAGRWLLLPALVLPASLPGTVLAQDGPSFTVEGPAVVLTDVPFSLTLHTEDGENARYRVRSASGRELAAGALPLRSETSVSGLRAAAGDLPLSVEMASDQGSASASVDPPRFPGWISLLPPLIAIALALIFRHVVVSLFFGIWLGGFFIAGLDPLAGLGRTVDTFIVPSLADTDNASILMFSALLSGMVGVMSRSGGTRGIVEALRPLATTPRRAQLATFFAGVGIFFDDYANTLIVGNTFRPVTDKLKVSREKLAYLVDSTAAPVATIAFVSTWVGFEISLIRDGLRIAAEQTSDPALAGALASASPFTVFLSSIPYLFYPILALFMVAAVTVSQRDFGPMHGAEMRARTGGGVFRPGSQLMVNSEETGLDAAEGVPLRWYNAAIPVLTVVATVLLGLYFDGRGAVGPASLWDTFGAADPFKAILWGSLAGCLVAIGLATTQRILSLSQALDGWLTGIRAMTMGFVILTLAWSLGEVTSQLATAQYLTQILEGSLAPELVPVLTFVTAAVVSFCTGTSWATMTILLPLVVPLSVALGGATGFEAGGGELLVSSISSVLAGSVFGDHCSPISDTTVLSSMASACDHMDHVRTQLPYALVVAAAAMLFGHVGTSYGLSPWIAHLLGIGVVIVVLRFVGRPVPAGT; translated from the coding sequence ATGCGCATACGATCCGACGTTTTCCGGCGCGCCGGACGGTGGCTTCTACTGCCGGCCCTCGTCTTGCCCGCGTCGCTTCCCGGCACCGTCCTTGCGCAGGACGGCCCCTCGTTCACCGTGGAGGGACCCGCGGTCGTCCTGACCGACGTTCCCTTCTCTCTCACGCTCCATACGGAGGACGGAGAGAACGCCCGTTACCGCGTGAGATCCGCCTCGGGACGCGAACTCGCCGCCGGCGCCCTGCCCCTTCGGTCCGAGACATCGGTCAGCGGGCTGCGGGCCGCGGCGGGGGACCTCCCGCTGTCCGTGGAGATGGCCTCAGACCAGGGATCGGCAAGCGCGAGTGTGGATCCGCCGCGGTTCCCGGGCTGGATCAGCCTGCTGCCGCCGCTCATCGCCATCGCTCTCGCGCTCATCTTCCGCCACGTCGTCGTGTCGCTCTTCTTCGGCATCTGGCTGGGCGGGTTCTTCATCGCCGGGCTCGACCCGCTGGCGGGGCTCGGGCGAACCGTGGACACGTTCATCGTGCCCTCGCTCGCCGACACCGACAACGCGTCGATCCTCATGTTCTCGGCGCTGTTGAGCGGCATGGTGGGGGTGATGTCGCGCTCCGGGGGCACCCGCGGGATCGTCGAAGCCCTGCGGCCGCTGGCCACCACGCCGCGCCGTGCACAGCTCGCCACCTTCTTCGCGGGCGTCGGCATCTTCTTCGACGACTACGCGAACACTCTCATCGTCGGAAACACCTTCCGCCCCGTCACGGACAAGCTGAAGGTGTCGCGCGAGAAGCTGGCCTACCTCGTGGACTCTACGGCCGCCCCCGTCGCCACGATCGCCTTCGTGTCGACCTGGGTCGGCTTCGAGATCTCGCTGATCCGCGACGGACTTCGCATCGCCGCCGAGCAGACCTCGGACCCCGCGCTGGCCGGGGCGCTCGCCTCCGCTAGCCCCTTCACCGTGTTCCTGAGCAGCATTCCGTACCTCTTCTATCCCATCCTCGCCCTGTTCATGGTGGCCGCGGTCACCGTCTCGCAGCGGGACTTCGGCCCCATGCACGGCGCGGAGATGCGGGCGCGCACGGGTGGCGGCGTCTTCCGGCCGGGCTCCCAGCTCATGGTGAACTCGGAGGAAACGGGGCTCGACGCGGCGGAGGGCGTGCCCCTGCGCTGGTACAACGCGGCGATCCCCGTGCTGACGGTGGTCGCGACGGTCCTGCTGGGGCTGTACTTCGACGGCCGCGGCGCCGTGGGGCCGGCCTCGCTGTGGGACACGTTCGGCGCGGCGGATCCGTTCAAGGCGATCCTGTGGGGTTCGCTCGCGGGCTGCCTGGTCGCGATCGGGCTGGCCACGACGCAGCGCATCCTGTCGCTGAGCCAGGCGCTCGACGGATGGCTCACCGGCATCCGGGCGATGACGATGGGATTCGTGATCCTCACCCTGGCCTGGTCGCTCGGCGAGGTGACGAGTCAGCTCGCGACGGCGCAGTACCTGACCCAGATCCTCGAAGGCAGCCTCGCGCCGGAACTCGTCCCCGTCCTCACCTTCGTGACGGCCGCGGTCGTCAGCTTCTGCACGGGCACGTCATGGGCCACGATGACGATCCTGCTCCCGCTCGTGGTCCCGCTCAGCGTCGCCCTCGGCGGTGCAACCGGCTTCGAGGCCGGAGGCGGCGAGCTGCTCGTGAGTTCGATCAGTTCGGTCCTCGCCGGTTCCGTCTTCGGGGACCACTGCTCGCCCATCTCCGACACGACGGTGCTCAGTTCGATGGCGTCGGCGTGCGACCACATGGACCATGTGCGGACGCAACTTCCCTACGCGCTCGTCGTGGCAGCGGCCGCGATGCTCTTCGGCCATGTGGGGACGTCGTACGGACTGTCGCCCTGGATCGCCCACCTTCTCGGCATCGGCGTCGTCATCGTCGTGCTGCGCTTCGTGGGGAGGCCCGTTCCCGCGGGAACCTGA
- a CDS encoding MerC domain-containing protein translates to MKNSLATAPSSAYLVSGSRVAACAAAWCGVHCALTPFLVAVAPALALSEGVERAFLVGTVVLGAAILVLGPAGRNAAVILTFAGGTVVWAASLAGWLEPLPETATSTAGSLVLAGALVQGARICQAGECAACEDDEPADQRGLS, encoded by the coding sequence ATGAAAAACTCTTTGGCAACCGCCCCGTCGAGCGCGTATCTGGTTTCCGGATCGCGTGTGGCCGCGTGCGCTGCGGCCTGGTGTGGCGTGCACTGTGCGCTTACGCCGTTTCTCGTCGCGGTGGCGCCGGCGCTCGCGCTCTCCGAAGGCGTCGAGCGAGCTTTTCTGGTTGGGACCGTCGTTCTCGGCGCGGCCATACTCGTGCTGGGCCCCGCCGGCAGGAACGCGGCCGTAATCCTCACCTTTGCAGGGGGCACGGTGGTCTGGGCAGCCTCCCTCGCCGGTTGGCTCGAGCCGCTGCCCGAGACCGCGACATCGACCGCCGGCAGCCTGGTTCTCGCCGGCGCTCTGGTGCAGGGTGCCCGCATCTGCCAGGCCGGCGAGTGCGCGGCGTGCGAAGACGACGAGCCTGCGGATCAACGAGGGCTGAGCTAG
- the tadA gene encoding tRNA adenosine(34) deaminase TadA, with protein sequence MTGTWPAEHEAPMRRALELAVLGGESGEVPVAALVLDSKGEIVAEAHNRTRADSDPTAHAEVLALRAAAARLGDWRLEGHTLYATLEPCAMCAGAAVLARVRTLVFGAADPRAGMCGSIENLVCDPRLNHRVELVSGVLAEESARLLRDFFRQRR encoded by the coding sequence GTGACCGGGACGTGGCCGGCGGAGCACGAGGCGCCGATGCGGCGGGCGCTCGAACTCGCGGTCCTCGGCGGCGAAAGCGGGGAGGTACCCGTCGCCGCGCTCGTCCTCGACTCGAAGGGCGAAATCGTGGCGGAGGCGCACAACCGGACGCGCGCCGACTCCGACCCTACGGCCCACGCGGAAGTTCTGGCGTTGCGGGCCGCCGCTGCCCGCCTCGGCGACTGGCGCCTGGAGGGGCACACCCTGTACGCCACCCTCGAACCGTGCGCGATGTGTGCCGGTGCCGCAGTCCTGGCGCGTGTCCGCACCCTCGTGTTCGGAGCTGCGGATCCCAGGGCGGGGATGTGTGGATCGATCGAAAACCTGGTCTGCGACCCGCGGCTGAACCATCGGGTGGAACTCGTGTCCGGCGTGCTCGCCGAGGAATCCGCGCGTCTCCTGCGGGACTTCTTCCGCCAGCGGCGCTAG
- a CDS encoding COX15/CtaA family protein yields the protein MPSPPLQSGSGRHARIIAAWLLVGCALVAATLVVGGVTRLTGSGLSMVDWEPVSGVIPPMSAEGWEREFAAYRDSPEYRLVNRGMSLGEFKRIFWFEYAHRLLGRVIGLVFIVPFAVFLIRRMIPRSLIPRLLLLFALGGAQGLLGWWMVRSGLVDIPRVSPYRLTAHLALAVLVYALTLWTALSLLRPGAGKGDPEAAGGARLRRGAALVVGLAALTLLSGGFVAGLEAGLVYNTFPRMGDGWIPPDLFGASPWWLSPFEDRTTAQFNHRILAMLLLAGVTALWWACARRAPAPARTWAHTGFAAAWVQAALGVATLLMFVPIPLAALHQANALVLFTALLGLAFELRRADAGARMVPAAKRPPAAPRGRDRPRRIR from the coding sequence ATGCCATCGCCTCCTCTTCAGAGCGGATCGGGGCGCCACGCGCGGATCATCGCGGCCTGGCTCCTCGTCGGCTGCGCACTCGTCGCGGCGACACTCGTCGTTGGAGGCGTGACCCGCCTGACCGGATCGGGCCTCTCGATGGTCGACTGGGAGCCGGTGAGCGGCGTCATCCCCCCGATGAGCGCCGAGGGCTGGGAGCGCGAGTTCGCCGCCTACCGGGACTCTCCGGAGTACCGGCTCGTGAACCGGGGGATGTCGCTGGGCGAATTCAAGCGCATCTTCTGGTTCGAGTACGCCCACCGGCTGCTGGGGCGCGTGATCGGGCTCGTCTTCATCGTCCCCTTCGCTGTCTTCCTCATCCGCCGGATGATCCCGCGGTCTCTCATCCCGCGCCTCCTGCTCCTGTTCGCGCTGGGCGGCGCGCAGGGGCTGCTCGGCTGGTGGATGGTGCGGAGCGGACTCGTCGACATCCCTCGCGTCAGTCCCTACCGGCTGACCGCGCATCTCGCGCTCGCCGTCCTCGTCTACGCCCTCACGCTCTGGACCGCGCTCTCGCTGCTGCGCCCCGGGGCGGGGAAAGGCGACCCGGAAGCCGCTGGGGGCGCCCGTCTCCGACGCGGAGCCGCTCTCGTGGTCGGCCTCGCCGCGCTCACCCTGCTCTCGGGCGGATTCGTGGCCGGGCTGGAGGCGGGACTCGTCTACAACACATTCCCCCGGATGGGGGACGGCTGGATCCCGCCTGACCTCTTCGGGGCGTCCCCCTGGTGGCTGAGTCCCTTCGAGGACCGGACCACGGCGCAGTTCAACCACCGTATCCTCGCCATGCTTCTGCTCGCGGGCGTGACGGCGCTCTGGTGGGCCTGCGCACGGCGCGCCCCGGCTCCGGCGAGGACGTGGGCGCACACGGGCTTCGCGGCGGCGTGGGTACAGGCGGCGCTGGGGGTCGCGACGCTGCTGATGTTCGTCCCCATCCCGCTGGCGGCGCTCCACCAGGCGAACGCGCTCGTCCTCTTCACCGCGCTCCTGGGCCTGGCGTTCGAACTCCGGCGCGCGGATGCCGGCGCCCGGATGGTGCCGGCGGCTAAACGGCCTCCAGCAGCGCCACGTGGCCGAGACCGCCCGCGGCGCATACGCTGA
- a CDS encoding TlpA disulfide reductase family protein encodes MMRADRTTGGWSAVALVALMGLGCAAGDDASEAAGGAADGDLAASAPDGVPSGAKPAPGNVFRTLDGGEASLRDLRGNVVVANLWGTWCLPCRDELPELVELARIYDDRPVVILGLAVDSGDVDEIRDFLEDFGVEYPNWMMGMDDAVATFGAVGFPTTVIVDPEGWIRKELLGPQTAASLTEEIETLLR; translated from the coding sequence ATGATGAGAGCTGACCGGACGACGGGTGGGTGGAGTGCTGTCGCGCTCGTTGCGCTGATGGGACTCGGGTGCGCCGCGGGCGACGACGCGTCCGAAGCCGCCGGGGGCGCGGCGGACGGTGACCTGGCCGCGAGCGCCCCGGATGGGGTGCCTTCGGGCGCGAAGCCCGCACCCGGCAACGTGTTTCGCACCCTGGACGGCGGCGAGGCGAGCCTTCGCGATCTGCGCGGCAACGTGGTCGTCGCGAACCTCTGGGGTACGTGGTGCCTCCCGTGCCGCGACGAGCTGCCGGAACTCGTGGAGTTGGCCCGCATCTACGACGACCGACCCGTCGTCATCCTGGGACTCGCCGTCGACTCCGGCGACGTCGATGAGATCCGTGACTTCCTCGAGGACTTCGGCGTCGAATACCCCAACTGGATGATGGGGATGGATGACGCCGTTGCCACCTTCGGAGCCGTCGGGTTTCCGACCACGGTGATTGTGGACCCGGAGGGCTGGATCCGTAAGGAACTCCTCGGTCCCCAGACCGCCGCATCCCTGACGGAGGAGATCGAAACCCTCCTTCGCTAG
- the gltX gene encoding glutamate--tRNA ligase, with protein MTVRVRFAPSPTGFLHVGGARTALFNWLYARRAGGTFLLRVEDTDRARSRPEHTRAIVDGLAWLGLDVDEGPVFQADGVERHRRDALNLLGQGAAYRCFCSAEKLAARREEAKRAGSGFGYDGRCGRLDAAVSAARADAGESFAVRVRVPEEAIEWDDMVHGPMSFPARSIDDFIVLRSDGTPVYNLAVVSDDAEAGITHVIRGDDHLSNTPKQILLYRALGRPLPAFGHVPLILGPDGKRLSKRHGALSVLAYRDDGYLPAGMMNFLALLGWSPGDDREVFDVEGLIGAFSIGRVLKKSAVFDLEKLGWLNGRHIADAPAADLAAAVVEILGRQAREEGRDPAGSHPGLQTSPERLARIIDLVKGRPRTLPALARQVAPFFAVSVFYDEDAVKRFWKRPEETAFHLRRLAERLAGDAAFRDVETLESEVRGLAADLEVGAGRIINPLRVALMGQCVSPGIFEVLEAMGRARALARLAAAVRFLEARVATA; from the coding sequence ATGACGGTCCGGGTGAGGTTCGCCCCCAGCCCCACCGGTTTCCTGCACGTGGGCGGCGCGCGCACCGCGCTGTTCAACTGGCTGTATGCTCGCCGCGCGGGCGGGACGTTTCTCCTGCGCGTGGAGGATACGGATCGGGCGCGTTCCCGCCCCGAGCACACGCGGGCCATCGTGGACGGACTCGCATGGCTGGGTCTGGACGTGGACGAAGGTCCCGTGTTTCAGGCGGACGGCGTCGAGCGGCACCGGCGCGATGCCCTGAACCTGCTCGGTCAGGGCGCCGCCTACCGGTGCTTCTGCAGCGCCGAGAAACTCGCCGCGCGCCGCGAAGAGGCGAAGCGGGCCGGGTCGGGATTCGGGTACGACGGCCGCTGTGGACGACTGGATGCCGCCGTCTCGGCCGCGCGGGCCGATGCCGGAGAGTCATTCGCCGTCCGGGTGCGGGTGCCGGAGGAGGCGATCGAGTGGGACGACATGGTCCACGGGCCGATGTCGTTCCCCGCCCGGTCTATCGATGATTTCATCGTCCTTCGGTCCGACGGGACGCCCGTCTACAATCTCGCCGTCGTCTCCGATGATGCGGAGGCCGGGATTACGCATGTGATCCGCGGGGACGACCACCTCTCGAACACGCCGAAGCAGATCCTCCTCTACCGGGCCCTCGGCCGGCCGCTCCCCGCCTTCGGGCACGTGCCGCTGATCCTCGGGCCGGACGGCAAGCGACTCTCGAAGCGCCACGGCGCGCTCTCGGTCCTCGCGTATCGCGACGACGGTTACCTGCCCGCGGGGATGATGAACTTCCTCGCGCTCCTCGGCTGGTCTCCCGGGGACGACCGGGAGGTGTTCGACGTCGAAGGCCTGATCGGGGCGTTTTCCATCGGTCGCGTGCTGAAGAAGAGCGCGGTGTTCGACCTGGAGAAGCTCGGCTGGCTGAACGGGCGCCACATCGCGGACGCTCCGGCGGCCGACCTGGCCGCGGCGGTCGTCGAGATTCTCGGCCGGCAGGCGCGGGAGGAGGGGCGGGATCCGGCCGGGAGCCACCCGGGACTCCAGACCTCGCCGGAGCGTCTGGCGCGCATCATCGATCTCGTGAAGGGGCGTCCCCGGACGCTCCCCGCGCTCGCGCGGCAGGTTGCTCCCTTCTTCGCGGTGAGCGTCTTCTACGACGAAGATGCGGTGAAGCGTTTCTGGAAGCGGCCGGAGGAGACGGCGTTCCACCTGCGGCGCCTGGCGGAGCGTCTCGCCGGCGATGCGGCCTTCCGCGACGTGGAGACGCTGGAGTCCGAGGTGCGGGGTCTCGCGGCGGACCTCGAGGTTGGCGCGGGGCGGATCATCAACCCCCTCCGCGTCGCCCTCATGGGGCAGTGCGTGAGCCCGGGGATCTTCGAGGTGCTCGAGGCGATGGGGCGGGCGCGGGCCCTGGCCCGGCTCGCCGCGGCGGTTCGTTTCCTGGAAGCCCGGGTGGCCACGGCGTGA
- a CDS encoding acetyl-CoA C-acyltransferase, protein MSPGSAFVLPGLRSPFAKIDRELSRFDSLALSAPVIQQTVAGDGGPGREDAGRIDLFLWGAVIPSLTVSNWGREVWFDAGLEASVPAQGIVQACATSIAAATHGAGQVAAGRANLVLCGGVESMSHTQIGLSPGLSRTIRRVGSAGSPPRMVRTLAGIRPRDLRISAPAVKERTTGKTMGRHAEEMAREWDISREAQDRFALASHEGATRDEGAFFRRLLVTPGTFPIDRDTLPRAGTSLEKLAGLRPAFSRSEGTLTAGNSTPLTDGAAACWVASEAGLSSLPESLPRARLLDWRQAAVDPDREGLLIAPALAIAELLHRHGLTLEDIGLWEFHEAFAAQVLCTVAALEDSKWLAARSSAKGGLGTFPRDRINPNGGSVALGHPFGATGARILSQTVLELADRPAGTRAIVSVCAAGGLGHVALLEAV, encoded by the coding sequence ATGAGCCCCGGATCCGCGTTCGTCCTCCCCGGCCTCCGCAGTCCATTTGCGAAGATCGATCGCGAACTTTCGCGCTTTGACAGTCTGGCGCTGTCCGCCCCGGTCATCCAGCAGACGGTGGCGGGAGACGGAGGTCCGGGCCGCGAGGACGCGGGGCGGATCGATCTCTTCCTGTGGGGCGCGGTCATCCCTTCGCTCACGGTGAGCAATTGGGGCCGGGAAGTCTGGTTCGACGCCGGCCTCGAGGCGAGCGTTCCGGCCCAGGGCATCGTCCAGGCATGCGCCACCTCGATCGCCGCCGCGACTCACGGCGCGGGCCAGGTCGCCGCGGGACGGGCGAACCTCGTCCTCTGCGGCGGCGTCGAATCGATGAGTCACACGCAGATTGGACTCTCGCCCGGACTCAGCCGGACGATCCGACGCGTGGGCAGTGCGGGGAGCCCGCCGCGCATGGTGCGGACGCTGGCGGGGATCCGCCCCCGCGACCTCCGGATATCGGCCCCGGCGGTGAAGGAGCGAACGACGGGGAAGACGATGGGGCGGCACGCCGAGGAGATGGCCCGCGAATGGGACATTTCGCGCGAGGCCCAGGACCGCTTTGCGCTCGCGAGTCACGAGGGCGCCACGCGGGACGAGGGGGCGTTCTTCCGGCGGCTGCTCGTCACGCCCGGCACCTTCCCCATCGACCGCGACACCCTCCCGCGCGCCGGGACGTCGCTGGAGAAGCTCGCCGGCCTCCGCCCCGCCTTCTCCCGCTCCGAGGGGACGCTCACGGCGGGCAACTCCACGCCGCTGACGGACGGGGCCGCGGCGTGCTGGGTGGCGTCCGAGGCGGGACTCTCGTCGCTGCCCGAGTCGCTGCCGCGGGCACGCCTGCTCGACTGGCGCCAGGCTGCCGTCGATCCGGACCGGGAGGGGCTCCTTATCGCCCCGGCCCTCGCGATCGCCGAACTGCTGCACCGTCACGGACTGACGCTCGAGGACATCGGACTGTGGGAGTTCCACGAGGCGTTCGCGGCGCAGGTCCTGTGCACGGTCGCGGCGCTCGAGGATTCGAAGTGGCTCGCCGCGCGCTCCTCCGCGAAGGGCGGCCTCGGCACGTTCCCGCGCGACCGGATCAATCCCAACGGCGGGAGCGTCGCGCTCGGACACCCGTTCGGCGCCACCGGGGCGCGCATCCTTTCCCAGACGGTACTCGAACTCGCGGATCGCCCGGCCGGGACGCGGGCGATCGTCAGCGTATGCGCCGCGGGCGGTCTCGGCCACGTGGCGCTGCTGGAGGCCGTTTAG
- a CDS encoding ABC transporter transmembrane domain-containing protein produces MSDSGARISMFAVQRLAPRLRAHRPALAGAGICLLLSTAIGLAFPLIVRYLMDAAFGEGDPALLGAIALGLLGLFALQGVFNFGETYWLGATGERVVTQLRDELFSKLVRLPPGFHSGRASGELTSRLASDCSTLQQIMGHQIAELVRQILFLVGAVILLTLLHWQLMLTTLAVAPIVVLAGFALGRLLRRRSTEVQDRLAAAHAVADEAFGQIEVVQGFVREAWEEARYRAGIAAALEAALGRAVVRAVLFGVLTVVAFGGIVVVLWQGGRLVLAAQITAGQLVSFLLYAFSVAAAIMALASLWGSYQEAQGAARRVFDLLDCGSEIVEPEAPEPLAGNGPPEIVFEGVSFRYGEDEPWALEGIGATVAPGEVVALVGPSGAGKTTFASLIPRFWDATEGSVRVRGTDVRDCGVADLRSRIGIVPQDHPLFAGTIGENIAYGRPDADRRAIEEAAAAAHAREFIERLPDGYDTRVGERGVRLSGGQRQRIAIARVLLKGPEILILDEATSGLDAESEALVEETLQLASTGRTTVIIAHRLRTVRRADRLFVLDRGRLVDSGPHDTLIGRCALYARLYEGQQLG; encoded by the coding sequence ATGTCGGACTCCGGAGCACGTATTTCGATGTTCGCCGTCCAGCGGCTCGCCCCGAGACTGCGGGCCCACCGCCCGGCGCTCGCCGGGGCCGGGATCTGCCTCCTCCTGAGCACGGCGATCGGGCTCGCCTTCCCCCTCATCGTCCGCTACCTGATGGATGCGGCCTTCGGCGAGGGCGACCCCGCCCTCCTGGGCGCGATCGCGCTCGGACTGCTGGGACTCTTCGCGCTGCAGGGCGTGTTCAACTTCGGAGAGACCTACTGGCTCGGGGCGACGGGCGAACGGGTCGTGACGCAGTTGCGCGACGAACTCTTCTCCAAACTCGTCCGGCTCCCTCCCGGCTTCCACTCGGGCCGAGCCAGCGGCGAACTCACGTCGAGGCTGGCCTCCGACTGCTCGACGCTCCAGCAGATCATGGGGCACCAGATCGCCGAACTCGTGCGGCAGATCCTCTTCCTCGTCGGTGCCGTCATCCTGCTCACGCTCCTGCACTGGCAACTGATGCTGACGACGCTGGCCGTGGCCCCCATCGTCGTCCTCGCCGGCTTCGCCCTCGGCCGTCTCCTGCGGCGGCGGAGCACGGAGGTCCAGGACCGTCTCGCCGCCGCGCACGCCGTCGCGGACGAAGCCTTCGGCCAGATCGAGGTCGTGCAGGGGTTCGTCCGGGAAGCGTGGGAAGAGGCCCGCTACCGGGCCGGGATCGCCGCGGCGCTCGAGGCGGCGCTCGGGCGGGCGGTCGTGCGGGCGGTCCTCTTCGGCGTGCTCACGGTCGTCGCGTTCGGCGGCATCGTGGTCGTCCTCTGGCAGGGCGGGCGGCTGGTTTTGGCGGCGCAGATCACCGCGGGGCAACTCGTGTCGTTCCTCCTCTACGCCTTTTCCGTCGCGGCGGCGATCATGGCGCTCGCGTCGCTGTGGGGCTCCTACCAGGAGGCGCAGGGCGCCGCACGCCGAGTCTTCGATCTCCTTGACTGCGGCAGCGAGATCGTGGAGCCGGAAGCCCCGGAACCGCTCGCGGGGAATGGACCGCCGGAAATCGTTTTCGAGGGCGTCTCGTTCCGCTACGGCGAGGACGAACCGTGGGCCCTGGAGGGGATCGGAGCCACGGTCGCGCCCGGCGAAGTCGTCGCGCTCGTGGGTCCGAGCGGCGCCGGGAAGACGACCTTCGCGTCACTGATCCCGCGCTTCTGGGATGCGACCGAGGGGAGCGTGCGCGTACGTGGGACCGACGTTCGGGACTGCGGCGTCGCGGACCTGAGATCGCGGATCGGCATCGTGCCGCAGGACCACCCGCTCTTCGCCGGCACGATCGGGGAGAACATCGCGTACGGGCGGCCGGACGCGGACCGCCGGGCGATCGAGGAGGCGGCGGCGGCGGCGCACGCGCGCGAGTTCATCGAGCGGCTTCCGGACGGCTACGACACGCGGGTCGGCGAGCGCGGGGTCCGGCTCTCCGGCGGGCAACGTCAGCGGATCGCGATCGCCCGCGTCCTCCTCAAGGGACCCGAGATCCTCATCCTGGACGAGGCGACGAGCGGCCTGGACGCCGAAAGCGAGGCGCTGGTCGAGGAGACGCTGCAGCTCGCCTCCACCGGGCGAACGACCGTGATCATCGCCCACCGCCTGCGCACGGTGCGGCGTGCCGATCGACTGTTCGTCCTGGATCGGGGGCGCCTCGTCGACAGCGGCCCGCACGACACGCTGATCGGCCGCTGCGCACTCTACGCCCGCCTCTACGAGGGTCAGCAACTGGGCTAG
- the pyrR gene encoding bifunctional pyr operon transcriptional regulator/uracil phosphoribosyltransferase PyrR, translating into MPEPTGAVARGSTRADRRRGDVDRGGGAAYTPARPGPPRHPAARDGSSEAETKLTHNVLDEAAARGLLAELSAQLDRAIEPDARLILIGIHRRGDSIAAEIGRHLEPTRGPVPIGSLDITLYRDDFGQVGALPTVGTTRIPESIEDAHIVIVDDVLHTGRTIRAALQELSDFGRARRIQLCVLVDRGGRQLPIQPDYVGRVIEVGPNQDVSVRVAGTDGDWGVDIVALRAAPEAGA; encoded by the coding sequence ATGCCCGAACCTACCGGGGCCGTCGCGCGAGGGTCAACGCGGGCAGACAGGAGACGGGGCGACGTTGATCGTGGCGGGGGCGCGGCCTATACTCCCGCCCGACCGGGGCCGCCCAGGCACCCAGCCGCCCGCGACGGATCGAGCGAAGCCGAGACGAAACTGACGCATAACGTTCTCGACGAGGCCGCTGCCCGAGGGCTCCTAGCCGAGCTTTCCGCGCAGCTTGACCGGGCGATCGAGCCCGACGCCCGCCTCATCCTCATCGGTATCCACCGCCGCGGCGATTCGATCGCGGCCGAGATCGGCCGTCACCTCGAGCCGACGCGCGGCCCCGTTCCCATCGGTTCGCTCGACATTACGCTCTATCGAGATGATTTCGGACAGGTGGGCGCGCTCCCCACGGTCGGGACGACCCGCATCCCGGAGTCCATCGAAGACGCGCACATCGTCATCGTCGACGATGTGCTTCACACAGGACGAACGATCCGGGCCGCGCTCCAGGAGCTGTCGGATTTCGGACGCGCCCGCCGGATCCAGCTCTGCGTCCTCGTCGATCGCGGGGGACGCCAGCTCCCGATCCAGCCCGATTATGTGGGCCGCGTGATCGAAGTCGGGCCCAACCAGGACGTGTCGGTGCGCGTCGCGGGAACGGACGGCGACTGGGGGGTCGACATCGTCGCTCTCCGCGCCGCGCCGGAGGCGGGGGCATGA